In the Planktothrix serta PCC 8927 genome, one interval contains:
- a CDS encoding AAA family ATPase, with amino-acid sequence MLLTNSTLSQGFTSITPASSESDIEQNIIIPLLESLGYNAQDWREQAVIRKVRVDFCVHPHEAVAPHPPYLIIEVKAPQKKIFYSSWQIHDYMRKSGAILGLLTNGYEFRILYNYSGDIQTILTYSQSQLIQDFQLVHKLLGKKIGLKFSQALQRSQQKVHARFLKAIANSFQNPTMLGLFKPSKKPNSKPPKSSEKNSEQPESKFIANSNQENKSMIITVFNNKGGVGKTTMTINLGAALNRLGYNVLLIDIDAQANLTMGLGIDPLEDIENQGKKDITDLLLNPRVKLEDTVIEKQWGNLKLHLVPSHIKLSYKEPDLVSAVDSDRVLAKKLKNNHYDFVLIDPPPSFSKVNGISLMASSGILIPTQLSPYPVRALEYVIEKARKVGESKEEPLPILGIVVSMYDQRSSSFNLSMRSRIFEILDKVGEQDNIELFPEHTWVPRLNIVSNCPDKGYPIFSSEFDDQLTFPEKEAAQKASERYLELAQHLVKISKKGS; translated from the coding sequence ATGCTATTAACAAATTCAACGCTTTCTCAAGGATTTACATCAATTACACCCGCCAGTAGTGAATCGGATATTGAGCAAAATATTATTATCCCTCTATTGGAAAGTTTAGGGTATAACGCTCAGGACTGGCGGGAACAAGCCGTTATTCGTAAAGTTAGAGTTGATTTTTGTGTTCATCCTCATGAAGCAGTTGCACCTCATCCCCCCTATTTAATCATTGAAGTTAAAGCACCTCAGAAAAAAATTTTTTATTCGAGTTGGCAGATTCATGATTATATGAGAAAGTCGGGAGCTATTTTGGGGTTATTAACCAATGGCTATGAGTTTAGAATTCTCTATAATTATAGTGGGGATATCCAGACAATTTTAACCTATTCTCAATCCCAACTGATTCAAGACTTTCAACTTGTACATAAATTATTGGGTAAAAAAATAGGATTAAAATTTAGTCAAGCGTTACAAAGAAGTCAACAAAAAGTTCATGCTCGGTTTTTAAAGGCGATTGCCAATTCATTCCAAAATCCAACTATGTTAGGATTATTTAAGCCGAGTAAAAAGCCTAATTCCAAACCTCCTAAATCATCAGAAAAAAATTCGGAGCAGCCAGAATCAAAATTTATTGCTAATTCTAATCAGGAGAATAAATCGATGATCATTACGGTGTTTAATAATAAAGGTGGAGTGGGTAAAACCACGATGACGATTAATTTAGGAGCCGCTTTAAATCGCTTAGGTTATAACGTGCTTTTGATTGATATAGATGCTCAAGCTAACTTAACAATGGGTTTAGGAATTGACCCCTTAGAAGATATTGAAAATCAAGGAAAAAAAGATATTACCGATTTATTACTTAATCCGAGAGTTAAACTAGAGGATACAGTGATTGAAAAACAATGGGGAAATCTGAAGTTACATTTAGTTCCGTCCCATATTAAATTAAGTTATAAGGAACCGGATTTAGTGAGTGCTGTTGATAGTGATAGAGTTTTAGCTAAGAAGCTTAAAAATAATCATTATGATTTTGTTTTAATTGATCCGCCTCCGTCTTTTAGTAAAGTGAATGGGATTTCTTTGATGGCTTCTTCAGGCATTTTAATCCCCACACAACTATCTCCTTATCCCGTCAGAGCCTTAGAATATGTGATTGAAAAAGCTCGTAAAGTCGGAGAATCTAAAGAAGAACCTTTACCGATTTTAGGAATTGTTGTGAGTATGTATGATCAACGTTCTTCTAGTTTTAATCTGTCGATGAGAAGTCGAATTTTTGAAATATTAGATAAAGTGGGAGAACAAGATAATATTGAGTTATTCCCAGAACATACTTGGGTTCCTCGGCTGAATATTGTTTCTAATTGTCCCGATAAAGGATATCCAATTTTTTCCTCGGAATTTGATGATCAATTGACTTTTCCAGAAAAGGAAGCCGCCCAAAAAGCCAGTGAACGTTATCTGGAATTAGCTCAACACTTAGTTAAAATTTCTAAAAAAGGGAGTTAA
- a CDS encoding fatty acid desaturase: MTLSSVQPQTLASSANFPSNLRLKDIIKSLPREVFLKDQKKAWLTVFINVVLAVAGYFAIAYSPWFLLPFAWIFTGTALTGFFVIGHDCGHRSFADRRWVNNLVGHIAFLPLIYPFHSWRLGHNHHHKHTNKLTEDNAWEPWTIENYEASPQIVKVAYKLTRGRFWWLASILHWAIVHFDWRKFEGKGREQVKFSSLFVIGCAAIAFPTMIFTIGIGGFAKFWLMPWLVYHFWMSTFTLVHHTTPDIQFQEPQDWNEALAQLSGTVHCNYPAWVEFLCHDINVHIPHHISIAIPFYNLRTAYKSLQDNWGEYLYPESDFSWSLMTHIVDQCHLYDPENAYLSFKEYNKN; the protein is encoded by the coding sequence ATGACATTATCATCTGTTCAACCTCAAACCTTAGCATCTTCTGCTAATTTTCCATCAAACTTACGTTTAAAAGACATTATCAAAAGTCTACCGCGTGAAGTCTTTCTCAAAGATCAAAAAAAAGCTTGGCTGACTGTTTTTATTAATGTTGTTCTTGCTGTTGCTGGCTATTTTGCGATCGCTTACTCTCCCTGGTTTTTACTTCCCTTCGCTTGGATTTTTACCGGGACAGCCTTAACAGGATTTTTCGTGATTGGTCATGACTGCGGACATCGTTCTTTTGCTGACCGTCGTTGGGTGAATAACTTAGTCGGTCATATCGCGTTTCTTCCCTTAATTTATCCTTTCCACAGTTGGCGTTTAGGACATAATCACCATCATAAACATACCAATAAACTGACGGAAGATAATGCTTGGGAACCCTGGACAATCGAAAACTATGAAGCCTCCCCTCAAATCGTAAAAGTAGCTTATAAATTAACACGGGGACGGTTCTGGTGGTTAGCCTCAATTTTACATTGGGCAATTGTTCACTTTGATTGGCGCAAATTTGAAGGAAAAGGACGGGAACAGGTCAAATTTTCTTCTCTATTTGTGATCGGATGTGCTGCGATCGCATTCCCCACAATGATTTTTACAATCGGAATTGGGGGCTTTGCCAAATTCTGGTTAATGCCTTGGTTAGTTTACCATTTCTGGATGAGTACCTTCACCCTCGTTCATCACACAACCCCGGATATTCAATTTCAAGAACCCCAAGATTGGAATGAAGCTTTAGCTCAATTATCGGGAACTGTTCACTGTAATTATCCCGCTTGGGTTGAGTTTTTGTGTCACGATATTAACGTTCACATTCCTCACCATATTTCCATAGCGATTCCCTTCTACAATTTACGGACAGCCTATAAAAGTCTACAAGATAATTGGGGTGAATATCTCTATCCTGAGTCTGATTTTTCCTGGTCTTTAATGACTCATATTGTCGATCAATGCCATTTATATGACCCGGAAAATGCTTATCTTTCCTTTAAGGAATACAACAAGAATTAA
- the thrC gene encoding threonine synthase produces the protein MTLTLPTTQSSLKCWPGLIEAYRNYLPVSEATPVITLQEGNTPLIPAPAIAERIGKQVQVYLKYDGLNPTGSFKDRGMTMAISKAKEEGSKAVICASTGNTSASAAAYARRAGMKAFVLIPDGYVALGKLAQALLYGAEVLAIQGNFDRALNIVREMAENYPITLVNSVNPYRLEGQKTAAFEVVDALGDAPDWLCIPVGNAGNISAYWMGFCQYHSVGKCSRLPQLMGFQAAGAAPLVLGHPIENPETLATAIRIGNPASWDIAVAAKDASKGSFSAVTDTEILDAYRLLASGEGIFCEPASAASVAGLLKVKDQVPEGIKIVCVLTGNGLKDPDTAITHSNNKFKAGIAPEMEAVAKVMGF, from the coding sequence ATGACGTTGACTTTGCCTACAACCCAGTCCTCATTAAAGTGCTGGCCCGGTCTGATTGAAGCCTACCGCAACTATTTACCTGTTTCTGAAGCGACCCCCGTTATTACCCTACAAGAAGGCAACACGCCCTTGATTCCGGCCCCAGCTATTGCCGAACGCATTGGCAAACAGGTGCAGGTCTATCTGAAATATGACGGACTCAACCCCACAGGCAGCTTTAAAGACCGAGGCATGACGATGGCGATTTCTAAAGCCAAGGAGGAAGGCAGCAAAGCCGTCATCTGTGCTAGTACCGGAAATACCTCGGCTTCGGCGGCGGCCTATGCCCGTCGAGCCGGAATGAAAGCCTTTGTCTTGATTCCCGATGGTTATGTGGCGTTAGGGAAATTAGCCCAAGCGTTATTATATGGGGCGGAAGTTTTAGCGATTCAGGGCAATTTTGATCGAGCGTTGAATATTGTCCGGGAGATGGCTGAAAATTATCCGATTACTTTAGTTAATTCGGTCAATCCCTATCGTTTAGAAGGTCAAAAAACGGCTGCTTTTGAGGTGGTGGATGCCTTGGGAGATGCCCCCGACTGGTTATGTATTCCGGTGGGAAATGCCGGGAATATTAGCGCCTATTGGATGGGATTTTGTCAATATCATTCTGTTGGTAAATGTTCTCGTTTACCTCAACTGATGGGATTTCAAGCCGCCGGAGCCGCGCCGTTAGTGTTGGGTCATCCGATAGAAAATCCTGAAACTTTAGCAACAGCTATTCGGATTGGAAATCCGGCGAGTTGGGATATTGCGGTTGCGGCGAAAGATGCCAGTAAAGGCAGTTTTAGTGCTGTTACTGATACAGAAATTTTGGATGCTTACCGATTATTAGCTTCTGGGGAAGGGATTTTTTGTGAACCTGCGAGCGCCGCGTCCGTGGCGGGATTATTGAAAGTCAAAGATCAGGTTCCAGAAGGAATTAAAATTGTTTGTGTGTTAACAGGTAATGGCTTAAAAGATCCTGATACCGCTATTACTCATAGCAACAATAAATTCAAAGCCGGAATTGCACCGGAAATGGAAGCGGTTGCCAAAGTTATGGGATTTTAA
- a CDS encoding type II toxin-antitoxin system VapC family toxin, protein MATESKRIYLDTNVLAYVANTKAPHHRSALEIFRPCETEILCVSSQVLAEFYSYITNPAILAKPLEPTEAINRIQRICQQPHVCLLSTPLDLFEGWMRLLEERPVTNGGIFDLLHIAIMLSHQITRIYTFNVKDFSWCSQIQAIEPSHL, encoded by the coding sequence ATGGCAACAGAATCTAAACGAATTTATCTTGATACCAACGTTCTCGCTTATGTTGCTAATACCAAAGCACCTCACCACAGGTCTGCATTAGAAATCTTTCGACCCTGTGAAACAGAAATTCTCTGCGTTTCATCACAAGTTTTAGCAGAATTTTACTCCTACATTACGAATCCTGCTATCTTAGCAAAACCCCTAGAGCCAACAGAAGCCATTAACCGCATTCAACGAATTTGTCAACAGCCTCATGTCTGCTTGCTCTCAACTCCTCTCGATCTTTTTGAAGGTTGGATGAGGTTATTGGAAGAACGACCTGTGACCAATGGAGGAATTTTTGACTTACTTCATATTGCGATTATGTTATCTCATCAAATCACCCGGATTTACACTTTCAATGTTAAAGATTTTTCTTGGTGTTCCCAAATTCAAGCCATCGAGCCTAGTCATCTTTGA
- a CDS encoding PAS domain S-box protein → MNTDFTNSLPQWLRFIQRHRASLIIGIPISSLTIGLVIIATFQYQTQEARNRVRHTYLVHNQAQDLLVQVLTTEISVKDYALTRQKKYLNTYQKVDQSLPISLQKLQDLVVDNPRQTQQTQRIESAINQSQKLLKNYLSTLQTSSLRPKELATLQNIFLQAGIQMQITRKEISQFIQEEERLLEERRLVQNQQIQLTWISMFAVTGLGIVGSIFAICLMQKLDQKLALQIAQTHAQERLFRDTFEQAAVGIGHVSLSGRWLKVNQKFCEIVGYSRDELLRSRLSDLTHPNDIDADLYLFQKLINQQIPSYSIAKRYLRKNGSIVWINLTVSLGSWLDKSPYWQGEEKRYGISVIEDITARKELELERDRFFELSVDILIIANRNRQLKRVSPSVEKILGFTPQELHQTSFISLVYPDDLSFVEATISDENTQEALIVSFETRLRCKDNTYKWIAWNCVRVASSGLMYGTGRDITERKQVEDAIERERQQLRQIITHAPVAMAMFDREMCYIAYSDKWLSDFGLVGLNQQSPSIKQQGLEAFPQMPDAWKNAFKQVLKGKIISSPEDVFYDADGKKSMIRWAIHPWYEPNQQIGGVVIAADRIDELVEAREAALENARIKSQFLANMSHEIRTPMNGVMGMAGLLLKTELTSKQQDFVQGIRISAEHLLAIINDILDFSKLEAGEMKLESLDFDLENCLETVIDLVATQAEEKGLELAMIMDIEVPRQLRGDPGRLRQVLLNLLGNGIKFTATGEVVVRVNQLSSTSKMTLLRFEVSDTGIGISPEGQAQLFQCFSQLDSSTTRQYGGTGLGLVISKQLVNLMGGEIGVTSQLGQGSKFWFTAQFLTGEASKNRLVPPSLMNLKLLVVDSSATIRQAICYLTQSWGMQLDEATDGESALTLLHQATTQGEPYHAAIFDQQLLRSNGDNMAEVIRGDRNLSQTKLVLMTMMNQRDLAEQMLQQGVASYLIKPVRASRLFDALLTAMANQISSSLQQQRQTAASKHQEIKTQPKPPLKILLAEDHPINQQVILNQLSLLGYEADLANNGQEALEILAQKNYDVIFMDCQMPLLDGYATTQQLRQQENEDHHTIIIALTAHALPTDREKCLAAGMDDYLSKPVEPEELEAVLEKWSKVIQYKNQKSKILGTTGLTKAKIPSVSADQTPLNIERLQAISGGKKDFQQKLLRVYLDRTDQDFSQIRQAIADQDFVSLQQYAHRLKGSSANVGATIISQLAYQLENATQQQNISLCSQLVTNIEHNLETLKTYIEQYLHQI, encoded by the coding sequence ATGAACACAGATTTTACTAATTCCTTACCTCAGTGGCTGCGGTTTATCCAACGTCATCGCGCTAGTTTGATTATCGGAATTCCCATATCAAGTTTAACAATTGGTCTGGTGATTATTGCCACCTTCCAGTATCAAACCCAAGAGGCGAGAAATCGAGTTCGCCATACCTATCTTGTTCATAACCAAGCTCAGGACTTACTGGTTCAAGTCTTAACCACAGAAATTAGTGTTAAAGATTATGCGTTAACTCGCCAAAAAAAATATTTAAACACTTATCAAAAAGTAGATCAAAGTTTACCTATTTCTCTACAGAAACTCCAGGATTTAGTAGTAGATAATCCTCGTCAAACCCAACAAACTCAAAGGATTGAATCTGCTATCAATCAATCCCAAAAACTATTAAAAAATTACTTATCTACGCTGCAAACTTCTAGTCTAAGGCCCAAAGAATTAGCAACATTACAAAATATTTTCCTGCAAGCGGGGATACAAATGCAAATTACCCGCAAAGAGATTAGTCAATTTATTCAAGAAGAAGAACGTCTTCTTGAGGAACGAAGACTGGTTCAAAACCAGCAAATTCAATTAACGTGGATTTCGATGTTTGCCGTCACAGGACTAGGCATTGTGGGGTCGATTTTTGCAATATGTTTAATGCAGAAATTAGATCAAAAATTAGCCTTACAAATTGCTCAAACCCATGCCCAAGAACGCTTATTTAGAGATACATTTGAACAAGCTGCTGTCGGAATTGGTCATGTTTCTCTATCTGGAAGATGGTTAAAAGTCAATCAAAAATTTTGTGAAATTGTAGGCTATTCCCGTGATGAACTTTTAAGATCTCGGCTATCCGATCTCACCCATCCTAATGATATTGACGCCGATTTATATTTATTTCAAAAACTAATTAATCAACAAATTCCCAGTTATTCAATTGCTAAACGCTATCTGCGTAAAAATGGCTCCATTGTTTGGATTAATTTAACCGTTTCCTTGGGGTCATGGTTAGATAAATCTCCCTATTGGCAAGGAGAAGAAAAACGCTATGGAATTAGTGTAATTGAAGATATAACGGCTCGTAAAGAATTAGAATTAGAACGCGATCGCTTTTTTGAGTTATCCGTTGATATCTTAATTATTGCTAATCGGAATCGACAATTAAAACGGGTCAGTCCTTCTGTTGAAAAAATTCTCGGTTTTACTCCCCAGGAATTACACCAAACTTCCTTTATATCCCTTGTTTATCCCGATGATTTAAGTTTTGTTGAGGCGACTATTAGTGATGAAAATACCCAAGAAGCTTTGATTGTTTCCTTTGAAACTCGGTTACGGTGTAAAGATAATACCTATAAATGGATTGCTTGGAATTGTGTTCGGGTTGCAAGTAGTGGATTAATGTATGGAACAGGTCGAGATATTACCGAACGAAAACAAGTAGAAGATGCTATTGAAAGAGAACGTCAACAACTCCGACAAATTATTACCCATGCTCCCGTTGCTATGGCAATGTTTGACCGAGAAATGTGTTATATTGCTTATAGTGATAAATGGCTGTCGGATTTTGGTTTAGTCGGATTAAATCAACAGTCTCCTTCTATTAAACAACAAGGTTTAGAAGCTTTTCCTCAAATGCCTGATGCTTGGAAAAATGCGTTTAAACAGGTATTAAAAGGGAAGATTATTTCCAGTCCTGAAGATGTATTTTATGATGCTGATGGCAAAAAGAGTATGATTCGCTGGGCGATTCATCCTTGGTATGAACCGAATCAACAAATTGGCGGTGTGGTGATTGCGGCGGATCGGATTGATGAATTAGTAGAAGCACGGGAAGCCGCCTTAGAAAATGCCCGCATAAAGTCTCAATTTTTAGCGAATATGAGTCATGAAATCCGCACGCCTATGAATGGAGTGATGGGAATGGCAGGATTATTATTAAAAACAGAATTAACCTCTAAACAACAGGATTTTGTTCAAGGGATTCGCATCAGTGCGGAACATTTATTAGCAATTATTAATGATATTCTCGATTTTTCTAAATTAGAAGCCGGAGAAATGAAACTAGAAAGTTTGGATTTTGATTTAGAAAATTGTTTAGAAACTGTTATTGATTTAGTCGCAACTCAAGCCGAAGAAAAAGGGTTAGAACTGGCGATGATTATGGATATTGAAGTCCCCCGTCAGTTACGCGGCGATCCGGGTCGTTTACGTCAAGTCTTATTAAATTTGTTAGGAAATGGGATCAAATTCACCGCCACCGGAGAAGTTGTTGTGCGGGTGAATCAACTCTCTAGTACCTCTAAAATGACCCTGTTACGGTTTGAAGTTTCCGATACTGGTATTGGGATTTCCCCGGAAGGACAAGCGCAACTCTTCCAATGTTTTTCACAATTAGATTCTTCCACAACTCGCCAATATGGAGGAACCGGATTAGGGTTAGTTATTTCTAAACAATTGGTCAATTTAATGGGAGGTGAAATTGGCGTTACCAGTCAGTTAGGTCAAGGATCAAAATTTTGGTTTACGGCTCAATTCTTAACCGGAGAAGCCTCCAAAAATCGATTAGTTCCTCCGAGTTTAATGAACTTAAAACTATTAGTTGTTGATAGCAGTGCTACCATTCGCCAAGCTATTTGCTATTTAACTCAATCTTGGGGAATGCAGTTAGATGAAGCCACGGATGGAGAATCTGCACTAACTTTATTACATCAAGCCACGACTCAAGGAGAACCCTATCATGCTGCAATTTTTGATCAACAATTATTACGCAGTAATGGCGATAATATGGCTGAGGTGATTCGTGGCGATCGCAATTTATCCCAAACTAAATTAGTCTTAATGACCATGATGAATCAACGGGATCTAGCCGAACAAATGTTACAACAAGGAGTTGCTAGTTATTTAATTAAACCCGTAAGAGCGTCTCGTTTATTTGATGCGTTATTAACAGCAATGGCGAATCAAATTTCATCCAGTCTGCAACAACAACGTCAAACCGCAGCATCCAAGCATCAGGAAATTAAAACCCAACCCAAACCCCCCTTAAAAATTCTTCTAGCCGAAGATCATCCGATTAATCAACAAGTGATTTTGAATCAACTTAGCTTATTAGGATATGAAGCCGATTTAGCCAATAATGGTCAGGAAGCTCTGGAAATTTTGGCTCAGAAAAACTATGATGTCATCTTTATGGATTGTCAAATGCCCTTATTAGATGGGTATGCCACAACTCAGCAATTAAGACAACAAGAAAATGAGGATCATCATACTATTATTATTGCGTTGACAGCCCATGCTTTACCAACAGATCGAGAAAAATGTCTAGCGGCGGGTATGGATGATTATCTCAGTAAACCCGTTGAACCCGAAGAATTAGAAGCGGTTTTGGAGAAATGGTCAAAGGTAATTCAGTACAAAAATCAGAAATCAAAAATTTTGGGAACGACTGGATTAACCAAGGCGAAAATCCCTTCTGTTTCGGCTGATCAAACTCCCTTGAATATTGAACGCTTGCAAGCTATTTCGGGAGGGAAAAAAGACTTTCAACAAAAACTATTAAGGGTTTATTTAGATCGCACTGATCAAGATTTTAGTCAAATTCGACAAGCGATCGCCGATCAAGATTTTGTCAGTTTACAACAATATGCTCATCGTCTCAAGGGTTCCAGTGCTAATGTCGGAGCAACAATTATTTCTCAACTAGCTTATCAACTGGAAAATGCTACACAACAGCAGAATATTTCCCTTTGTTCTCAACTGGTAACAAACATTGAACACAATTTAGAAACCCTGAAAACTTATATTGAACAGTATTTGCATCAGATTTAA
- a CDS encoding glycosyltransferase family A protein, with translation MFSSNASNTDPILSIVTATLGKFSDYWLEQLLKVKGNVKFIFVYPPNTPIPNFPDPRIEVIISPFKGEVLQRMTGLLNVKSEYVIALDDDDFICPDILELTVNYFARFPESWVLRLKVQSINHQNVTEIQKDWSSIPNINELDIAYKTPENPYPYQQGNHKELLAVPIVPLNNKLDLLLALNQSRVRKDMQGIHFENFNNKIWKTSKVKVSLSDFSQTLKLMGALTWIPSWSLDRTLGLFIQAKFYEPDKIIGHAMPKPEQVRYIVMEKQGYRIYLTSDILLIKEFPQYPYLWNLFFAQLDQIPRFLLSRLKLR, from the coding sequence ATGTTTTCATCAAATGCTTCCAATACTGATCCGATTTTATCTATTGTTACAGCAACCTTGGGCAAATTTTCTGATTATTGGTTGGAACAGTTATTAAAGGTTAAAGGGAATGTTAAATTTATTTTTGTTTATCCTCCTAATACTCCCATTCCCAACTTTCCTGATCCTAGAATTGAAGTCATTATTAGTCCTTTTAAGGGAGAAGTATTGCAGAGAATGACGGGACTACTTAACGTTAAGAGTGAGTATGTCATTGCTCTGGATGATGATGATTTTATTTGTCCTGATATTTTAGAGCTTACGGTTAATTATTTTGCTCGATTTCCCGAAAGTTGGGTATTAAGATTAAAAGTTCAAAGTATCAATCATCAGAATGTAACTGAAATTCAGAAAGATTGGTCTAGTATTCCTAATATTAATGAACTAGATATTGCTTACAAAACTCCCGAAAACCCCTATCCCTATCAACAAGGAAACCACAAAGAATTGCTAGCTGTTCCCATTGTTCCTTTAAATAACAAACTTGATCTTCTCTTAGCCCTGAATCAGAGTAGAGTTAGAAAAGATATGCAAGGAATCCATTTTGAAAATTTTAATAATAAGATCTGGAAAACCTCAAAAGTCAAAGTATCTTTATCAGATTTCAGTCAAACCTTAAAACTTATGGGTGCATTAACTTGGATTCCGAGTTGGAGTCTGGATCGAACTTTGGGTTTATTTATCCAAGCTAAATTCTATGAACCCGACAAAATTATTGGTCATGCAATGCCAAAACCGGAACAAGTGCGATATATTGTGATGGAAAAGCAGGGTTATAGAATTTATTTAACATCGGATATTTTATTGATTAAAGAGTTTCCTCAATATCCTTATTTATGGAATCTTTTTTTTGCTCAATTAGATCAAATTCCTCGGTTTCTTTTATCTCGGTTAAAATTGAGATAA
- a CDS encoding glycosyltransferase family 4 protein produces MNILIISSTFPYPPSRGGTEIRTFNLLKYLHSRHAVTLVTQRHSGVSDQDVEELRQWVSQLLVFPYPGEPRSGAIAKVGRLVTSLIKSTPPNVLYRYSKEMQTWIDQAVEQGKFDVITCEHSVNEIYIRPSYLNQVHTVVNIHSSVVGWTRNHLEMGASPHPQRDRIYLNLLLERYEKRYASKFHDLVVTTDDDQKQFRQFQPQGQIHVVANGVDLELFPMRSQDPNNHNLAFVGAMDASHNIDAARFFTLEVLPALQKCYPDTTFTIVGARPVPEVLQLADYPGVIVTGGVPRVVDYLHQATVCVTPLRSGYGIKNKTLEAMAAGVPVVASDRGLEGLAVDGPDDPHRALRANSVAEYVEAISRLFEHPHLRQQLSQNGRLLIETEYTWERAGELYEQVLQ; encoded by the coding sequence ATGAATATTCTGATCATCTCCTCTACGTTTCCCTATCCACCCAGTCGGGGAGGAACGGAGATTAGGACGTTTAACTTGCTCAAATATCTCCATTCTCGCCACGCCGTTACCTTGGTGACACAACGACATTCGGGGGTTAGTGATCAGGACGTGGAAGAATTGCGTCAATGGGTGAGTCAACTTTTAGTTTTTCCCTATCCGGGCGAACCTCGTTCTGGAGCTATTGCTAAAGTGGGACGGTTGGTGACTTCTTTAATTAAAAGCACCCCTCCCAATGTGCTTTATCGTTATTCAAAAGAAATGCAAACTTGGATCGATCAAGCCGTTGAGCAAGGCAAATTTGATGTAATTACTTGTGAACATAGTGTGAATGAAATTTATATTCGACCCTCCTATTTAAACCAAGTTCATACCGTTGTTAATATTCATAGTTCTGTCGTTGGTTGGACTCGTAACCATTTAGAAATGGGGGCTTCTCCCCATCCCCAACGCGATCGCATTTACTTAAATTTACTCTTAGAACGCTATGAAAAACGGTATGCGTCTAAATTTCATGATTTAGTCGTAACCACCGATGATGATCAAAAACAGTTTCGCCAATTTCAACCCCAAGGTCAAATTCATGTTGTCGCCAATGGCGTTGATTTAGAATTATTTCCGATGCGATCGCAAGATCCCAATAATCATAACCTAGCTTTTGTCGGTGCGATGGACGCCTCCCATAATATCGATGCGGCTCGATTTTTTACCTTAGAGGTTTTACCCGCCTTACAAAAGTGTTATCCTGATACAACCTTTACCATTGTAGGCGCGCGACCCGTTCCAGAGGTTCTACAATTAGCCGATTATCCCGGTGTAATTGTCACTGGAGGCGTTCCGAGGGTGGTGGATTATTTACATCAAGCAACGGTTTGTGTTACCCCGTTACGCAGTGGCTATGGGATTAAAAATAAAACCCTAGAAGCAATGGCCGCCGGGGTTCCGGTGGTGGCCAGCGATCGCGGCTTAGAAGGGTTAGCCGTTGATGGGCCAGATGATCCCCATCGCGCCTTACGCGCTAACTCTGTTGCTGAGTATGTAGAAGCCATTAGCCGACTGTTTGAACATCCCCACCTCCGACAGCAATTGTCGCAAAATGGGCGATTATTAATTGAAACTGAATATACTTGGGAACGAGCGGGAGAACTTTATGAACAAGTCTTACAATAA